GGTCTATATTGCGAAAGGCCTTAAATTTCTGCAAAATCATCCTCGCTAGATCCATGGCGCTTTCTCCTTTTGCCCCTGTTCCTAAAATGATTGCCAGTAATTCGGAATTGCTTAGGGTGTGTTCTCCATTTTTTAGCAATTTTTCTCTAGGCCTATCCTCCTGCGGCCAATTGTTTATAGGTATGAATTTCCTAACTCGTCCCATATCCTAGCCTTTTTTATCCGCCTTCGCAGAAAACCACGGTTATGGCCGTGAAGTGTCCCATTTCAATATAGCTTTCTATATATAACAGACGTAGAAAACCCGATTTTCTAACAGTTAAAACCTGCAATATCTTAAGACACCAAAAAGCGCATCCAGCTTCAGCTTGTTTTTTTCTAATTTTGTGTTAAACTTATATTTATCAGCTTTATCAATATAAGTATGAACAAGTTAGGAGAAAATGAGCGCTGAAAAGGTCTCGATCCCTAATTATGAAATCGTTCAAAAGCTAGGAGAGGGTCCGCAATCGGTTGTTTACAAGGCCTTCCATAAGAAATTCCCCGAACGTCCGCTTGTCCTGAAAGTCCTAAAAGTAGGATTCCTTCCCGAGCATCAGAAACTGCATTTCCGGCAAAAAATCGAGCGGCTTAAGGTTTTAAACGACCCGATGCTTATCCGGCCGCTTTCTTTCGAGGTAATTGAAGATACCCAGTTTATCACGCGGGAATATTTTGACGGTATCCCGCTTAACGAATGGGCGGCTCTCCAGACGAAGATTTCCCTAAAGGATTTTTTTACTATAAGCTGCCTTTTGGCGCAGGCGGTCAATAAAATCTACGAGGGCGGCATTATTTACGGGGGGCTTAAACCGCATAATATACTGATCCATCCCAAAAGCCTGGATATCCGGCTGGTCGATTTCATCTCTTCAATAGACGTCCGGGAAGTAAGCCATTTTATTTACGACCGGGGTTTTGTCGAGGGTACCCTTGCTTATACCTCGCCGGAACAGACCGGGCGGATAAACCACAGGGTGGATTTTTCTTCGGATTTTTACGCGATGGGCATTATCTTTTATGAATTATTGACGCGCAAGCTTCCTTTTTTCTCGCTGGATCCGCTGGAACTTATCCATTCACACCTGGCGGAAGAGGCTCCGTATGTCAGCGAGTTAAACCCTGAGATCCCCCAAATGCTCAGCAGGATAGTTGCCAAGCTCATCTTAAAACAGCCGGAGAAACGCTATTTGAGCGCTTCAGGATTGCTGGCGGACCTGGTCCAATGCCATAATGAATACGCGGCAAAAGGAATTATCGACGAGTTCCCTCTGGGCGTTTACGATTACACGCGCAGGGTCACGTTTGTTTCTAAGATGGTCGGCCGGGACGATGAGGCCAAAACGATCCTGGATGAGTACGAGCGGTCCACGAAAGGTTTCTTCCGCTCGATGTTTATATCGGGACTGCCGGGTATCGGCAAGACCCGCCTTATCCAGGAGCTGCAAAAGCCGATAGTTAAAGGCCGCGGTTATTTTACCTCCGGTAAATTCGACCTCTATCAAAAAAACATCCCGTATAGCGCCCTTATCCAGAGCCTGCGTAATCTTATCAGGACTTTTTTAACGGAAAGCGACGAAAGGGTTGAGCTTTGGAAAGATAAAATCCTCAAGACGCTGGTAAATAACGGCAGGATCATCACCGACGTCATCCCTGAACTTGAAGTATTAATCGGCCCCCAGCCGGAGATCAAGCCTCTTCCGCCGGTTGAGGCCAGAAATCGTTTTAACGACCTCTTCGGGAAGTTCTTGGCTTGCCTGGCCAATGAAGAGAACCCGCTTACGATATTTATCGACGATCTGCAGTGGTGCGATATCGCCACCTTCGATTTTTTAGACACTCTTTTTACTAATTATCGCGACTACAAATGTATCTTTTTCATCGGGGCTTACCGGCATAATGAAGTAAGTCCCGAACATCCTTTAACCCGCCTGATCCGCGACATCAAAGAACAAAAAAGCCCGCTCAAAGAGACAAGATTAGGGCCCCTGCAGCCTGAGCATTGCCATGAGATGGTGGCTTATATACTTGATTCGCCTCTTTCTCAAACCGGGGAGCTGTCCGTTTTTATCGCCGACCTTTCGGAAGGTAATCCCTTGTTTGTGAGCGAAATACTTTCTTACCTTAATAACGAAAACCTTATGTATTCGGATGAGCACCGGCATTGGCAGTGGGATATCAATAAGATCAGGCAATCAAACATGCCGCCGACAGTGGTCGCGCTCTTTAGCTCCAAAGTTAAGAAACTTCCCATTACGGCGATAGGATTGCTTGAATACTGCGCCTGCATGGGCAACCGTTTTTCTCCTACCGAAATCTCAATGGTTAAGGAAATATCTTTACCGGATGTGTTTGAGATCTTAAAGCCTGCTTTGGCTCAGGGGCTTTTGATGGAGAGCAAGGACGACCTGCAATTTGTTCATGACCGCGTGCAGGAAGCGGTCTTAAGCGCCATAGACACCCAGAGCCGGCGCCAGATCCATTGGGCCATCGGGACGCATTTGTTAAGCGGTATGCCTGAAGGCGCGGATCCGGAGAGGGTTGACAGCATGTTCAACATCTTCTCGATGACCGCCCATTTAAACCTCGGCAAGCCGGATAGCTTGGAAGCTAAGATGGCCTACCGGCTATCGGATATAAACTATCATTCCGGCAACAAGGCTTTGGACGCCTTGGCTACGGAAGCGGCGAATGAATATTTCCGGCTGGCCAGAGAACTTCTGCCCTCGGACTGCTGGGAAGCGCAATACGAGAAGACCTTTAAGATATATCAGAAATCGGCAAAGACAGAGCTGATGTGCGGCAAATACGATGACTCGGAAAAGCTGCTTAATAAACTGCTTGAAAACGCCAAGACGGATTTGGATAAAGCGGAGTGTCTTGCCGAACAGACTACCTCGCTTTCCTCGATCGGAAATTTTATTAAAGCCATCGAGACCGCCAACCGCGGGCTTGCTTATTTCAACAAATCCATTCCTGATGATCCCGCGGAAGCAGAGAGAAAAAGAGAAGAGTTGATGCGGGATATAGAATCCAAGAACATCGATGTCTGGAACATCATCTTGAATATGCCGTTTACCAATGACAGGAAGAGCAAGATAGAATTAGCTTTTTACAGCGAACTTATTCCCGATCTTTATATGTCGGGGCTTGTGCCGCAGCTTTATCTTTCGGCAGCCCAGTCGACCCAGCATTGCCTGGAAGGCGGCATGGATGAATCGGTTATCTACTCTTTTTCCATAATGGGCCTTTGCCTGGGAGAGAAGGGTGAATTTGAAAAAGCGTTTAAATATGAGGACCTGGCGCGCGATCTAAGCGAAAAATACCCGAATACCTTCGGCGCTACGCGGGGTATGAACGGGATCGTCTGGTGTAACGCGCATTCGCGAAGTTATCCCGAAGAGATAGTTGATTATTGCCTGAAGTCCATACAGTGCGGTAAAAATTCCGGGGATCTTTACAACGCGGGGCTCTCTTACGGGCCGCTGATGTGGAACCTCCAGGTGCAAGGAAATGATTTCAGAAGGACAGAGGAATACGCCCGCGAGTGCCTGGAGTTCTCCAAGAAATACCACCTTTATTTTTCTGTCCGCCTGGCTGAAGCGATGCAGGCCGGATGGATAGAGCCGATGAAGAAGGGTTATACGCCCATTGAGATGGAGGAGAAGCTCAAGCTTTGGGAGAAGGATAATCACGTTGCCGCTTCCGGCAGTTATTATGTGCATATGGGCCTGATGCATTATTATTTCGGGGAATATGAAAAAGCCGAAGAGTATTTGCAGGGAGTAAAAAAATACCTTACCGGCTTGACCGATAATGTTCTAAAGCGGCAGTGGCATATCTTTTTAGTTTTGAACGCCCTTAGTCTTTACGAAAAAGGGATTGGATATAAGAATAGAGAAGAGCTGCGTTTGTATATTGAGCCGTTAATAAAAGAGATCCAGTCCTGGGCCGGCCTGGGGCCGTTATTGAAACCGTATCTGGCGTTTTTATATGCCGAGCTTGAAAGGGTTACCGGGGATTTAAAACAGGCCCATGTTTTGTATATCAAGGCCATCGACCTTGCGTATCAATCCCGGTATACTTTTTTACAAGCTCACATAAATGAATGTCTGGGGGAACTGATTGAAAAAGTGCCCCTGGCCGTTAAAAATAATCGAAATAAGGGCAGCCCGGGGAGCGCGGCTGCGGTGACATTTTTTAAGGAAGCGGCGCGGTTGTATAAAAAATGCAGTGCCCAGCGGAAGGAATCATTTTTGATTGAGAACCGCCCGGAATATTTCGAGGAAGAAGCGCCTGTTTACGGGGTTGGTTTTTCCGCTCCGGCCTTGACGCTGCCGAATATCGATATAAATTATCTTATCAAATCCTGCCTGATTATTCCGGCGGAGACGGAAGAAAAAATTTTGTTGGATAAGATCATGAACGTGGTTCTGGAGAGCTCCGGCGCCCAGCACGGCTATTTGATCATGGAAGAAGGCGGCGAACTGATAATCCGCGCCGAAAGCCACATTACCGAGAAAAATATTGTCCGGGCTACCAACCAGAAATTTGAGGATTGTAAAGATATCTGCCATGCGATTATCCGCTACGTCCATCGCACCAAGGAGATGGTCCTTCTTGAAAACGCCTCGGAAAAAGGGGAATTCAAGGATAATCCCGAAGTCCAGGAGATGAAGCTTAAATCCGTGCTTTGCCTTCCGGTAATCAAACAGAACAAACTGGTCGGCATCCTTTATTTGGAAAACCGTCTTTCCGATTCGGTCTTTACCGCGGATAGGGCCAATATAACCAATTTGTTTACCTACGAGGCGGCTGTTTCCCTGGAGAACGCTAAATTGCTGGAAAAGATGAAACAAGCTGAAGCCGCCCTGCACAAGCATCAGGAGCATCTGGAAGAGATGGTCCAGGAGAGGACAAGCCAGCTGCGCAAGACGCAGGAGGACCTGCTTATCGCCGAGCGGCTGGCGGTATTGGGGCAGTTGGCCGGGAGCGTCTCGCATGAGATCCGCAACCCGTTAAATGTTATCAGCAGCTCCGCTTATTATATTAAAATGAAACTCGGAAGCATGGATAAGAAACTCAAAGAGCATATCGAGCGGATTGAATCTGAAGTCAAAAATTCAACCGCGATCATCGATAGCCTCTTAAGCCTCTCCGGGATGAAGGAGCCGAATAAAACACGCCTTAACCTTATTGCCGTTTTTAATGAAGCCGTGAGTACTTCGCGGATTCCCCAGACGGTAAAGATAGTCAAAGAGATGCCCGATAATGAGATTTTTACGGAAGCGGACAAGGAGCAGTTAAGTATGGTATTTCATAATGTTATCAAAAATGCCGTGGAAGCAATGAACGATGAAGGCGTATTGACTTTAAAGGCAGCTAAGCAGGCCGACGGGAAAGTGAAGGTATCGTTTATGGATACGGGCGCGGGTATTGCGCCGGAGAATATGGGTAAATTATTTAAACCCCTGTTTACCACCAAGGCGCGCGGCATCGGGTTTGGCCTGGCTATTTGCAAGATGATCGTAAATAAACATAAAGGCGTTATCGATATAACGTCCCAGGAAGGCGCAGGGACAACTGTTACTATGACCCTTCCTACAAGTTAAGATTAAAGGAGTATAATGTTATGAAATCAAAGGCGAGAATACTCATCGTGGATGATAATAAGCTTCTATGCAAGAATTTGAAAGATATCCTGGAGCTGAAGGGTTACGACATTGCTTGTGCTTATGACGGCCAGGAGGCGATCAAAGCTGTTAAAGATGGTAATTTTAAGATTGCTCTGATGGATGTCAAGATGCCCGGAATGAGCGGTATCGATGCCTTAAAGAGCCTAAGACAGATTGCCCCCGGGCTAACCGTCATTTTTATAACTGCTTTCACCGACGATATCTTTTATAAAGAAGGATTAAAGAGCGGGGATTTTGAGGTCATCACCAAACCCATCGATATTGATAAATTCCTTGGGCGGCTGGAAGAGGTTGTTAAAAAAAGTCCGGCAAGTTGATCAATAAGTTGAGGTAGGAGATGCTGACGGAGTTTTTAATAAAAAACTTAGACATTGTCTTTTTTGTTTACGGGTTGGCTTTTTTTGCCATGGGGACAGCGATTTTTCTGCAGCCGCGCCATAAGAGTGCCTTTAAACTGGCCGGTATAATCTGGATATTGGGGGCTTTTGGGTTAATCCACGGCATAAATGAATGGCTGGATATGTTTACCATAATCAGGGCGCAGGATTTGCATATGTGGGGCCTGACGCGGGCGGTGGTTTTAACCGTCTCGTTTATTTTTTTATTTGAGTTTGGGCGCCGTCTTTTCTGCTTGAGTTTTAACAAGAGATTTTTCAGCAAATGGATTACGCTGGCTATCTCTGTACTTGTTTTTATATTTCTCTTCGCCTTAGGAGAACATACCATCTGGCCCCGCTATTTTTTATGCTTTCCCGGAGGGGTATTAACGGCTTTAGGTTTCATGGCGTACTATCGAAAGAATGAAGCTGAGTTAGAGCCGTTTAAGGCCCGGAAGTATTTCCTTATAGCCGCCTCTTCGATAGGTATTTATGGTATCTTGGGCGGACTCATTGTTCCAAAAGCGGATTTTTTTCCTGCTTCGGCCATAAACAACGCCTCTTTCTTAAGCCTCTTTGGTATTCCGGTACAGTCCTTCCGTGCTCTTTGTGCCATTGTTTTGGCGTGGGCCTGCTGGTATATTCTCGGGATTTTTAACCGGGAGATCATCCATAAGCTCAAGGCCGATCTGGAAGAGCTCACCATGGCAAAAGAAAAACTGGTCCGTTCCGAAAGCCTCGCCGCTTTAGGCAGGTTTTCCGGCATAATGGGGCATGAATTTAAAAATGAATTATGCGCTATGAAGAACACGGTTTATTTCCTTCAGATGAAATTACAAAATGGGGATGAAAACGTAAAAAAACATCTCAAGATGTTAGATGAAGAGATCGCCGACACCGAAAGATTAATCGATAATATCGCAAGTTTTGCCAGGAATAAGGCTCCGGAGTTTGAACCTATCGACCTGGAAGATTTTTTATCCAGAAGCATTAAGAAACTTAAAATACCTGATACGATCGAGGTTGTCACTAAGATAGAAAAGGGGCTGGGTCCGGTGCGGGCAGACAGGATACAACTTTGGAGCGTCTTCAACAATATAATTTTAAATTCCCTGCAGGCGATGGCTAAGAAAGGCAGGTTGACAGTGGAGGCAAGCAGTTCAGGCGGCTATGTGGACATTATCTTTGAAGATACCGGTTCCGGAATAAAAGAAGAGGATATGAAAACGATCTTTGTCCCCTTCTCTTCCACCAAAGCCGGGGGCATGGGGTTAGGGCTGGTAATTTCTAAAATTATTATCGAGGCACATCATGGTACTATCGAAATCGCCAGTAAAACCGGCAAAGGGACTGCTGTTATGATAAGGCTGCCGATAGGAGAAAGTAAAAATGTATAAAGACATCCGGATATTGATTATCGATGATGACCCTAATATATGCGAATCTTTGAAAGATATATTAAGCGAAGAGGGCTATGAGATAGCCACGGCGGGAAATATCGCCCCCGCAAAAGAGGACCTGGCGAAAGAATTTTATAACGTCGTTTTGCTTGATCTTAAGTTTCCCAACGGTTCGGGATTGGATTTGTTGAAAGAGTTAAAGGCATCCAACAGCGATACTGCCGTCATAGTGTTTACCGGGTATGCTTCTGCGGAGAACGCTATCGCCGCTTTGAACGAAGGGGCGTTTAGCTATATGCAGAAGCCTCTTAATATAGATGAGTTGAAGATAACCATCAAAAAAGCGATCCAGGGGCAGGAGCTTATGTTAAGCAATAAAGACCTGTTGAACAGACTCAAAGAGCTTAGCGTTAAAGATCCTCTTACCGGACTTTACAATTACCGGTACCTGGAGGAAAGGCTGTCGTCGGAATTTAAAAGGGCGCATAGATATGTGCTGCCGCTTTCGGTAATAATGATCGATATAGATTATTTTAAATCCATAAATGACATATATGGGCATCAATACGGAGACCTGATCCTGAAGGAGTTCGGGCAATGTTTAAGGGATGCTTCCAGGACCAACGATATAGTTGTCCGTTACGGCGGCGAGGAGTTTCTTGCTCTTTTACCCGATACCAATAAAACGGGCGCCGTTATTTTCGGCAACAGGCTGCTGGAAAAATTAGTCGGACATGTATTTGATCCCCAGGGCCAGAAAATAAAATTAAAGATAAGCATGGGGCTGGTCAGTTTCCCGGAGGACGGCGTGGATACGGAGATGGCCCTTACGGATTTGGCAGATAAGA
The nucleotide sequence above comes from Candidatus Omnitrophota bacterium. Encoded proteins:
- a CDS encoding AAA family ATPase; the protein is MSAEKVSIPNYEIVQKLGEGPQSVVYKAFHKKFPERPLVLKVLKVGFLPEHQKLHFRQKIERLKVLNDPMLIRPLSFEVIEDTQFITREYFDGIPLNEWAALQTKISLKDFFTISCLLAQAVNKIYEGGIIYGGLKPHNILIHPKSLDIRLVDFISSIDVREVSHFIYDRGFVEGTLAYTSPEQTGRINHRVDFSSDFYAMGIIFYELLTRKLPFFSLDPLELIHSHLAEEAPYVSELNPEIPQMLSRIVAKLILKQPEKRYLSASGLLADLVQCHNEYAAKGIIDEFPLGVYDYTRRVTFVSKMVGRDDEAKTILDEYERSTKGFFRSMFISGLPGIGKTRLIQELQKPIVKGRGYFTSGKFDLYQKNIPYSALIQSLRNLIRTFLTESDERVELWKDKILKTLVNNGRIITDVIPELEVLIGPQPEIKPLPPVEARNRFNDLFGKFLACLANEENPLTIFIDDLQWCDIATFDFLDTLFTNYRDYKCIFFIGAYRHNEVSPEHPLTRLIRDIKEQKSPLKETRLGPLQPEHCHEMVAYILDSPLSQTGELSVFIADLSEGNPLFVSEILSYLNNENLMYSDEHRHWQWDINKIRQSNMPPTVVALFSSKVKKLPITAIGLLEYCACMGNRFSPTEISMVKEISLPDVFEILKPALAQGLLMESKDDLQFVHDRVQEAVLSAIDTQSRRQIHWAIGTHLLSGMPEGADPERVDSMFNIFSMTAHLNLGKPDSLEAKMAYRLSDINYHSGNKALDALATEAANEYFRLARELLPSDCWEAQYEKTFKIYQKSAKTELMCGKYDDSEKLLNKLLENAKTDLDKAECLAEQTTSLSSIGNFIKAIETANRGLAYFNKSIPDDPAEAERKREELMRDIESKNIDVWNIILNMPFTNDRKSKIELAFYSELIPDLYMSGLVPQLYLSAAQSTQHCLEGGMDESVIYSFSIMGLCLGEKGEFEKAFKYEDLARDLSEKYPNTFGATRGMNGIVWCNAHSRSYPEEIVDYCLKSIQCGKNSGDLYNAGLSYGPLMWNLQVQGNDFRRTEEYARECLEFSKKYHLYFSVRLAEAMQAGWIEPMKKGYTPIEMEEKLKLWEKDNHVAASGSYYVHMGLMHYYFGEYEKAEEYLQGVKKYLTGLTDNVLKRQWHIFLVLNALSLYEKGIGYKNREELRLYIEPLIKEIQSWAGLGPLLKPYLAFLYAELERVTGDLKQAHVLYIKAIDLAYQSRYTFLQAHINECLGELIEKVPLAVKNNRNKGSPGSAAAVTFFKEAARLYKKCSAQRKESFLIENRPEYFEEEAPVYGVGFSAPALTLPNIDINYLIKSCLIIPAETEEKILLDKIMNVVLESSGAQHGYLIMEEGGELIIRAESHITEKNIVRATNQKFEDCKDICHAIIRYVHRTKEMVLLENASEKGEFKDNPEVQEMKLKSVLCLPVIKQNKLVGILYLENRLSDSVFTADRANITNLFTYEAAVSLENAKLLEKMKQAEAALHKHQEHLEEMVQERTSQLRKTQEDLLIAERLAVLGQLAGSVSHEIRNPLNVISSSAYYIKMKLGSMDKKLKEHIERIESEVKNSTAIIDSLLSLSGMKEPNKTRLNLIAVFNEAVSTSRIPQTVKIVKEMPDNEIFTEADKEQLSMVFHNVIKNAVEAMNDEGVLTLKAAKQADGKVKVSFMDTGAGIAPENMGKLFKPLFTTKARGIGFGLAICKMIVNKHKGVIDITSQEGAGTTVTMTLPTS
- a CDS encoding ATP-binding protein; protein product: MLTEFLIKNLDIVFFVYGLAFFAMGTAIFLQPRHKSAFKLAGIIWILGAFGLIHGINEWLDMFTIIRAQDLHMWGLTRAVVLTVSFIFLFEFGRRLFCLSFNKRFFSKWITLAISVLVFIFLFALGEHTIWPRYFLCFPGGVLTALGFMAYYRKNEAELEPFKARKYFLIAASSIGIYGILGGLIVPKADFFPASAINNASFLSLFGIPVQSFRALCAIVLAWACWYILGIFNREIIHKLKADLEELTMAKEKLVRSESLAALGRFSGIMGHEFKNELCAMKNTVYFLQMKLQNGDENVKKHLKMLDEEIADTERLIDNIASFARNKAPEFEPIDLEDFLSRSIKKLKIPDTIEVVTKIEKGLGPVRADRIQLWSVFNNIILNSLQAMAKKGRLTVEASSSGGYVDIIFEDTGSGIKEEDMKTIFVPFSSTKAGGMGLGLVISKIIIEAHHGTIEIASKTGKGTAVMIRLPIGESKNV
- a CDS encoding response regulator, with translation MKSKARILIVDDNKLLCKNLKDILELKGYDIACAYDGQEAIKAVKDGNFKIALMDVKMPGMSGIDALKSLRQIAPGLTVIFITAFTDDIFYKEGLKSGDFEVITKPIDIDKFLGRLEEVVKKSPAS
- a CDS encoding diguanylate cyclase, which produces MYKDIRILIIDDDPNICESLKDILSEEGYEIATAGNIAPAKEDLAKEFYNVVLLDLKFPNGSGLDLLKELKASNSDTAVIVFTGYASAENAIAALNEGAFSYMQKPLNIDELKITIKKAIQGQELMLSNKDLLNRLKELSVKDPLTGLYNYRYLEERLSSEFKRAHRYVLPLSVIMIDIDYFKSINDIYGHQYGDLILKEFGQCLRDASRTNDIVVRYGGEEFLALLPDTNKTGAVIFGNRLLEKLVGHVFDPQGQKIKLKISMGLVSFPEDGVDTEMALTDLADKTLRTAKEAGGNRLATLAEMTEKQANNGANKGEKESVEQMKEKLLKMEGRVNQTLLESIYAFAKTIEAKDYYTSEHGENMVSIAVEIGKKLNISEKELENLKHAAILHDLGKIGIPDKILHKKGKLNENELKKIRAHPQIGAEIIRSVHFLSAVVPIVLHHHERFDGLGYSSGLKGKDILLGARIIAVADVYQALVSDRPYRKAYSKREALKIIQEGAGTQFDPEIVKIFLEISKSKSRGPK